A single window of Nicotiana sylvestris chromosome 5, ASM39365v2, whole genome shotgun sequence DNA harbors:
- the LOC104245397 gene encoding uncharacterized protein translates to MTWVTCLSEGDIVQIDESLQRYDSGTDDMLALDLVNSGEAIGVFELNKDLIISKTNQREVIVGQVYKDKATLKEVMEHYAISQRFQFRVDRSNVVSYVLLCMSENCEWKFKASSINKLELLKVREFIDNHTCPLKDKVYEQRQASSSLIGGMIRQKLTNHKRKYTPKDIIDDVTSDLGVDVSYMLAWRAKEKAMNFLRGEPADSYKKLPGYLYTMDMAYPGSHIRMVKLPKNEFMYVYISLYTFIKGFDHCRPIVVVDGSHLKSYYTGTFVSASTLDGAGHILPLAYGVIDSENDTAWTWFFEQFKIAYSDGKNMCIVSDRNESIIKSVSRVYPYVPHFACI, encoded by the exons ATGACATGGGTTACATG TTTAAGTGAAGGAGATATTGTGCAAATAGACGAATCACTCCAAAGGTATGATTCCGGTACGGATGATATGCTTGCTCTAGATCTTGTCAATTCAGGAGAAGCAATTGGGGTGTTTGAACTGAACAAGGATTTGATAATTTCAAAAACTAATCAAAGGGAGGTTATTGTTGGACAAGTATATAAGGACAAGGCTACATTGAAAGAGGTGATGGAGCATTATGCTATATCTCAAAGGTTTCAATTCCGGGTTGATAGGTCTAATGTTGTCAG CTATGTATTATTATGTATGTCAGAAAATTGTGAATGGAAGTTTAAGGCTTCAAGCATTAACAAATTAGAATTATTAAAAGTGAGAGAGTTCATTGATAACCATACATGTCCGCTGAAGGACAAGGTGTATGAGCAGCGGCAGGCAAGTAGTAGCCTTATAGGTGGTATGATTAGGCAGAAGCTTACTAATCATAAGAGGAAATACACCCCAAAggatattattgatgatgtgacATCAGATTTAGGTGTAGATGTTAGCTACATGTTGGCGTGGAGGgctaaagaaaaggcaatgaattTTTTGAGAGGTGAACCGGCTGATTCATACAAAAAATTACCAGGATACTTATATACAATGGATATGGCATATCCAGGTTCCCATATCAGAATggtaaaattgcccaaaaatgaATTCATGTACGTGTATATATCTTTATATACCTTTATAAAGGGGTTTGATCATTGTAGACCCATTGTTGTTGTGGATGGAAGTCACCTAAAATCTTACTACACCGGGACATTCGTTTCGGCAAGCACGTTGGATGGTGCAG GTCATATATTGCCACTAGCATATGGTGTTATTGATTCAGAGAACGATACTGCTTGGACATGGTTCTTTGAGCAGTTCAAGATAGCATACAGTGACGGGAAAAACATGTGCATCGTTTCAGATAGAAATGAGAGTATCATTAAATCTGTATCGAGAGTGTATCCATATGTACCGCATTTTGCTTGTATATAG